In Lineus longissimus unplaced genomic scaffold, tnLinLong1.2, whole genome shotgun sequence, one genomic interval encodes:
- the LOC135503558 gene encoding uncharacterized protein LOC135503558 isoform X1, which produces MASSITPDILSYSEQKGHDEPAEESGESSQGSEHRVKGEPIRPIPRRASAWRAMNAEDLGIFWCREMYGYDEIFEKARVQHVDDGCGIAGWENLDKLVSLYSKYMDNVFRCSPAEIKEVNLIMTRSECAKEADLMLVRDVCDKLKENISRLTLPETSRICATQMMMAQPSPSTDFNACKLLVDTRLNPGTLIFLQRFESILLRFLKGKKPSEINYQTLFAEFASIFIITFCPGDMQQMDIFGKKVTSTPDLRYVKCKDQDVLVATIAEVKKMPKIAGGPPEKRRRLIDEDISDDSDDDDEEEDSFLSDKLRGQHAAELLLEVSESILPIHEKKRHVLGLIIQGTNVCLTGLEIDEDHFKQLQEPVYKELKDEKAMIYHTRSYDMFIKEDRHHLIKILLTLVKLADNRYLMHLLYPQDKL; this is translated from the exons ATGGCGTCTAGTATCACCCCCGATATTTTGTCCTATTCTGAGCAAAAAGGGCATGATGAGCCCGCTGAAGAATCAGGAGAGAGTAGCCAAGGCAGTGAACATCGTGTTAAAGGAGAGCCCATAAGGCCAATACCACGAAGAGCCTCGGCATGGCGTGCTATGAATGCCGAGGATCTGGGAATTTTCTGGTGTAGAGAAATGTATGGATACGATGAAATATTCGAAAAAGCCCGTGTTCAGCATGTTGATGATGGATGTGGCATTGCTGGTTGGGAAAACCTGGACAAGTTGGTCTCCCTCTACTCAAAATACATGGATAACGTTTTTCGTTGCTCGCCAGCTGAAATTAAGGAAGTAAACTTGATTATGACACGTTCTGAATGCGCGAAAGAAGCTGATCTGATGCTGGTTCGTGATGTTTGTgataaactgaaagaaaatatcagcCGGCTTACTCTTCCTGAAACTTCGAGGATATGTGCAACACAGATGATGATGGCTCAACCATCGCCTTCGACAGATTTCAATGCCTGTAAACTCTTGGTGGACACTCGCTT aaatccaGGTACACTTATATTTTTGCAACGATTTGAATCCATCCTGCTGCGCTTCCTCAAGGGCAAGAAACCATCGGAAATAAATTACCAAACACTATTTGCAGAATTTGCTAGTATCTTTATCATAACCTTCTG TCCTGGAGATATGCAGCAAATGGATATATTTGGGAAAAAAGTGACCTCGACACCAGATCTTCGCTATGTTAAATGCAAGGATCAAGATGTTTTAGTGGCGACAATAGCTGAG gttaaaaaaatgccaaaaatagcAGGTGGCCCTCCAGAGAAGCGTCGGCGCTTAATTGATGAGGACATcagtgatgatagtgatgatgatgatgaggaggaggattcTTTCTTGAGTGATAAACTGCGTGGGCAGCATGCAGCTGAGCTCCTACTTGAAGTATCGGAATCAATCCTCCCCATACATGAGAAAAAAAGGCATGTCCTGGGATTGATTATACAAGGAACAAAT GTCTGTTTGACGGGTTTGGAAATAGATGAGGACCATTTCAAGCAACTGCAGGAGCCTGTTTACAAAGAGCTTAAAGATGAAAAGGCAATGATATACCACACACGATCCtatgacatgttcatcaaggaAGATCGTCATCACCTTATCAAAATCTTGTTAACTTTGGTCAAATTAGCCGACAATAGGTATTTGATGCATCTCCTTTACCCACAGGATAAGCTATGA
- the LOC135503558 gene encoding tigger transposable element-derived protein 6-like isoform X2 produces the protein MPVNSWWTLACLYEEMEADLADWLDERRALGMAISHHNIKDASRELYQQWWVGLAIAEQTRILNDYPRKSHFTASNGWLSGFKKRYSISLRRKTKDSRQVPDNADALVAAFRESVHEQHEHYEDYQVANVDEVFTLFDNHGSYTYNRTGATQIDIKSSWGNPRLGCTVTLAVTMAGGKLPPHITFRRPTAAAWQELQDNLPEDVVVAQSPTGWMRANVMLDYLGEVFIPFMHQDQDDQEDGYLPFLLIWDRCRVHLTEEVALLIIENGGVIEFIPPGCTPIAQPLDVSVIHSFKVRLRLLWRLWKQEHTTPDGNCPRISILEVTRLVRDAWQEVPEQVVQNSFHAAGIGHGVPLVGAEDLEQPAGDVDEGLEFFNLPEEDLVEDPDE, from the exons ATGCCTGTAAACTCTTGGTGGACACTCGCTT gcctatacgaagagatggaggcagacctagctgattggctcgatgagaggcgtgccctgggaatggcgatatcacatcacaacatcaaagatgcatcgagggaactgtatcaacagtggtgggttggattggctattgcagaacagacccgtatattgaacgattacccacggaaatctcactttacagcatcaaatggctggttatcagggtttaagaaaaggtacagcatctcccttagaaggaagaccaaggacagccgacaggtgccagataatgctgacgccctagtagctgcatttagggaaagcgtgcatgaacagcatgaacattatgaagattatcaagtggcaaatgtagacgaggttttcaccctttttgacaaccatggcagttatacctacaaccgaacaggggcaacgcagattgatatcaaatcttcgtggggcaatcctaggctgggatgtaccgtcactttagcagtcacaatggcagggggaaaattacccccgcacatcaccttcagacgtccaactgcagccgcatggcaagagcttcaagacaatctgcctgaagatgtagtcgtggcacaatcaccaacggggtggatgagagcaaatgttatgttagattacctcggagaggtgttcatccccttcatgcatcaggaccaggacgaccaggaagacgggtatctacctttccttctcatatgggaTCGCTGCCGTGTGCATCTTACAGAAGAAGTTGCCCTTCTCATCATTGAGAATGGCGGTGTTATTGAGTTTATTCCACCAGGTTGTACCCCCATTGCGCAGCCCTTGGATGTTTCTGTCATCCACAGCTTCAAAGTCCGTCTTCGTCTGCTATGGAGATTGTGGAAACAGGAACACACGACGCCGgatggaaattgtccaaggatttcaattttagaagtgacacgccttgtccgagacgcatggcaggaagtacccgaacaggtggtgcaaaattcatttcatgctgctgGTATTGGGCATGGGGTTCCACTGGTTGGGGCAGAAGATCTCGAACAACCTGCTGGGGACGTCGATGAGGGACTAGAATTTTTTAACCTGCCAGAGGAAGACCTTGTCGAGGACCCTGATGAATAA
- the LOC135503560 gene encoding uncharacterized protein LOC135503560 isoform X1 → MFLVQFKVIGEKRSFKMGGMNVLSINDLRYDYEDEVFHKPTVVVTVAEVKKTAQKSKKRKKVPKREFDQCVKIRKMDGGDEVATTDIGDLHVDAGDDFHDEGDDDMDDDVEFGSKLRGQLGIELLADIERSCLIKVDNKPMILGLTVEATLVRLTCLEMDLDDLKKMQGKPPEENPTHVATIFYTKAYDMLKRDERAQLIYIMRHLLFLSNDNDANLLPTVL, encoded by the exons ATGTTTCTAGTACAATTTAA aGTGATTGGAGAGAAAAGGAGTTTTAAGATGGGTGGAATGAATGTGCTTTCCATAAATGACCTCCGCTACgattatgaagatgaagtgttTCACAAACCGACAGTAGTAGTTACTGTTGCAGAG GTGAAGAAAACAGCCCAAAAATCTAAGAAGAGAAAAAAGGTACCCAAACGAGAGTTTGATCAGTGTGTTAAGATACGAAAAATGGACGGAGGAGATGAGGTAGCCACTACTGACATAGGTGACTTGCATGTCGATGCTGGTGATGATTTTCATGATGAAGGTGATGATGACATGGACGATGATGTTGAATTTGGCAGTAAACTGCGTGGACAGCTCGGTATAGAACTTCTAGCCGACATTGAACGTTCATGTCTGATTAAGGTTGATAACAAGCCCATGATTCTGGGATTGACTGTTGAAGCCACACTG GTCCGACTAACATGCTTGGAGATGGACCTCGATGACTTGAAGAAAATGCAAGGCAAACCTCCCGAGGAAAATCCGACTCATGTAGCAACCATCTTCTATACAAAAGCATATGACATGCTGAAGAGGGATGAACGTGCACAGTTGATATACATTATGCGGCACCTGTTGTTCCTCTCAAATGACAATGATGCAAATCTTTTACCCACTGTTCTCTGA
- the LOC135503560 gene encoding uncharacterized protein LOC135503560 isoform X2 produces the protein MGGMNVLSINDLRYDYEDEVFHKPTVVVTVAEVKKTAQKSKKRKKVPKREFDQCVKIRKMDGGDEVATTDIGDLHVDAGDDFHDEGDDDMDDDVEFGSKLRGQLGIELLADIERSCLIKVDNKPMILGLTVEATLVRLTCLEMDLDDLKKMQGKPPEENPTHVATIFYTKAYDMLKRDERAQLIYIMRHLLFLSNDNDANLLPTVL, from the exons ATGGGTGGAATGAATGTGCTTTCCATAAATGACCTCCGCTACgattatgaagatgaagtgttTCACAAACCGACAGTAGTAGTTACTGTTGCAGAG GTGAAGAAAACAGCCCAAAAATCTAAGAAGAGAAAAAAGGTACCCAAACGAGAGTTTGATCAGTGTGTTAAGATACGAAAAATGGACGGAGGAGATGAGGTAGCCACTACTGACATAGGTGACTTGCATGTCGATGCTGGTGATGATTTTCATGATGAAGGTGATGATGACATGGACGATGATGTTGAATTTGGCAGTAAACTGCGTGGACAGCTCGGTATAGAACTTCTAGCCGACATTGAACGTTCATGTCTGATTAAGGTTGATAACAAGCCCATGATTCTGGGATTGACTGTTGAAGCCACACTG GTCCGACTAACATGCTTGGAGATGGACCTCGATGACTTGAAGAAAATGCAAGGCAAACCTCCCGAGGAAAATCCGACTCATGTAGCAACCATCTTCTATACAAAAGCATATGACATGCTGAAGAGGGATGAACGTGCACAGTTGATATACATTATGCGGCACCTGTTGTTCCTCTCAAATGACAATGATGCAAATCTTTTACCCACTGTTCTCTGA